A genomic window from Streptomyces sp. NBC_00234 includes:
- a CDS encoding exodeoxyribonuclease III, translated as MRIATWNVNSITARLPRLLAWLESTGTDVLCLQETKCSAEQFPAEALRELGYESAVNATGRWNGVALISRVGLADVVSGLPDGPDYEGVQEPRAISATCGPVRLWSVYVPNGREVAHDHYAYKLAWFEALQKAVAADAAGAQPFAVLGDFNVAPTDEDVWDPALFEGATHVTPAERAALASLRQEGLSDVMPRPLKYDRPYTFWDYRELRFPKNKGMRIDLVYGNAPFTAVVKDSYVDREERKGKGASDHAPVVVDLDL; from the coding sequence ATGCGCATCGCCACCTGGAACGTCAATTCGATCACCGCCCGTCTTCCGAGGCTGCTGGCCTGGCTGGAGAGCACCGGCACCGACGTGCTGTGCCTCCAGGAGACCAAATGCTCCGCCGAACAGTTCCCGGCCGAAGCGCTGCGCGAGCTGGGCTACGAGTCCGCGGTCAACGCCACGGGCCGGTGGAACGGGGTCGCGCTGATCTCCCGCGTGGGCCTCGCCGACGTCGTCTCCGGCCTGCCCGACGGCCCTGACTACGAGGGCGTGCAGGAACCGCGCGCGATCTCCGCGACCTGCGGCCCGGTCCGCCTCTGGTCGGTGTACGTGCCGAACGGCCGCGAGGTCGCGCACGACCACTACGCGTACAAGCTGGCCTGGTTCGAGGCCCTGCAGAAGGCCGTCGCGGCGGACGCGGCGGGCGCGCAGCCGTTCGCCGTCCTCGGTGACTTCAACGTCGCCCCGACGGACGAGGACGTCTGGGACCCGGCGCTCTTCGAAGGGGCCACGCACGTCACCCCGGCCGAGCGCGCCGCGCTCGCGAGTCTGCGCCAGGAGGGGCTGTCGGACGTGATGCCGCGCCCCCTCAAGTACGACCGCCCGTACACCTTCTGGGACTACCGCGAGCTCCGCTTCCCGAAGAACAAGGGCATGCGGATCGACCTGGTCTACGGCAACGCCCCGTTCACGGCCGTGGTCAAGGACAGCTACGTGGACCGTGAGGAGCGCAAGGGCAAGGGCGCGTCGGACCACGCCCCGGTCGTCGTCGACCTCGATCTCTGA
- a CDS encoding DUF6278 family protein — translation MNIPFLDNWRKRQGGTRGVALAAAVEADPDGVAELLAECELLRVRAEQNGLELDDSPASLTALDQLPPRWRDDPEELPWLGNDAGLYLGTVLVRTVPGAVWHIRPSGQPVVCLDSGREIDVVEAGLDWAMSGSPELSQVYAESAEG, via the coding sequence ATGAACATCCCTTTCTTGGACAACTGGCGTAAGCGTCAGGGTGGTACGCGGGGGGTCGCTCTCGCCGCGGCCGTCGAGGCCGACCCGGACGGTGTGGCCGAGTTGCTCGCCGAATGCGAGTTGCTGCGTGTCCGAGCGGAGCAGAACGGACTCGAACTGGACGACAGTCCCGCCTCGTTGACCGCCCTCGACCAGCTGCCGCCCCGCTGGCGCGACGACCCCGAGGAGCTGCCCTGGCTCGGCAACGACGCGGGCCTGTACCTCGGCACGGTCCTCGTGCGTACCGTGCCCGGTGCCGTGTGGCACATCAGGCCCAGCGGCCAGCCCGTGGTGTGCCTGGATTCCGGGCGCGAGATCGACGTGGTCGAGGCCGGCCTGGACTGGGCGATGTCGGGCAGTCCGGAGCTCTCCCAGGTGTACGCGGAGTCCGCCGAGGGCTGA
- a CDS encoding amino acid ABC transporter ATP-binding protein: MAVDPLIELRGVNKHFGALHVLQDINLTVGRGEVVVVIGPSGSGKSTLCRTINRLETIESGHIALDGKPLPEEGKGLAQLRAEVGMVFQSFNLFAHKTVLANVSLAQIKVRKRKRDEADKRSRELLDRVGLAAHADKYPAQLSGGQQQRVAIARALAMDPKALLFDEPTSALDPEMINEVLEVMQQLAREGMTMVVVTHEMGFARSAANRVVFMADGAVVEDRNPEEFFTAPSSDRAKDFLSKILKH; encoded by the coding sequence ATGGCCGTCGATCCGTTGATCGAGCTGCGGGGCGTCAACAAGCACTTCGGGGCGTTGCACGTACTGCAGGACATCAATCTCACCGTCGGCCGCGGGGAGGTGGTGGTGGTCATCGGCCCCTCGGGCTCCGGGAAGTCGACACTGTGCCGGACGATCAACAGACTTGAAACGATCGAGTCCGGTCACATCGCCCTCGACGGCAAGCCACTCCCCGAGGAGGGGAAGGGGCTGGCGCAGCTCAGGGCCGAGGTCGGGATGGTCTTCCAGTCCTTCAACCTGTTCGCGCACAAGACCGTCCTGGCCAATGTCTCCCTCGCGCAGATCAAGGTCCGCAAGCGCAAGAGGGACGAGGCGGACAAGCGCTCGCGGGAGCTCCTGGACCGTGTGGGGCTCGCCGCGCACGCGGACAAGTACCCGGCTCAGCTCTCCGGCGGCCAGCAGCAGCGCGTGGCCATCGCCCGCGCCCTGGCCATGGACCCCAAGGCCCTCCTCTTCGACGAGCCCACATCGGCGCTCGACCCGGAGATGATCAACGAGGTCCTCGAGGTCATGCAGCAGCTCGCCCGCGAGGGCATGACGATGGTCGTCGTCACCCACGAGATGGGCTTCGCGCGGTCCGCCGCCAACCGTGTCGTCTTCATGGCCGACGGAGCCGTCGTCGAGGACCGCAATCCGGAGGAGTTCTTCACCGCTCCGTCGAGTGACCGCGCCAAGGACTTCCTGTCCAAGATCCTCAAGCACTGA
- a CDS encoding amino acid ABC transporter permease, with protein MDVLTENFSLYGKGFLGTVELTVYSSALALVLGFLMASCRVAPVGSFRVLGTVWVTVLRNTPLTLLFFAVLLGLPRFGLVLPFEVFAVLALGCYTSAFICEVLRSGINTVPTGQGEAARSLGMTFGQTLNTVVLPQAFRSVIPPVGSTLIALAKNSAIAGAFSVTELLGTYKPLNEMGYSIVWSFVWIAVGYLIITLSISALFHVMEKRWGVAR; from the coding sequence ATGGATGTACTCACGGAGAACTTCTCCCTCTACGGCAAGGGGTTCCTCGGCACCGTCGAACTCACCGTCTACTCCTCGGCCCTCGCCCTGGTCCTCGGCTTCCTCATGGCCTCGTGCCGGGTCGCGCCCGTCGGTTCCTTCCGGGTCCTCGGCACGGTCTGGGTGACGGTCCTGCGCAACACCCCGCTCACCCTGCTCTTCTTCGCGGTGCTGCTCGGGCTGCCGCGCTTCGGGCTCGTCCTGCCGTTCGAGGTCTTCGCCGTCCTCGCGCTCGGGTGCTACACCTCCGCGTTCATCTGCGAAGTCCTGCGCTCCGGCATCAACACCGTGCCCACGGGCCAGGGCGAAGCGGCGCGCAGCCTCGGGATGACCTTCGGGCAGACCCTCAACACGGTCGTCCTTCCGCAGGCGTTCCGCTCGGTGATCCCACCCGTCGGCTCGACCCTCATCGCGCTCGCCAAGAACTCGGCGATCGCCGGCGCCTTCAGCGTCACGGAGCTGCTCGGCACCTACAAGCCCCTCAACGAGATGGGCTACAGCATCGTCTGGTCCTTCGTGTGGATCGCCGTCGGCTACCTGATCATCACCCTGTCCATCAGCGCGCTCTTCCACGTGATGGAGAAGCGCTGGGGAGTCGCCCGATGA
- a CDS encoding amino acid ABC transporter permease: MTHSAPSATALYDIPGPLTRKRHRVYGIVSTVLILALLGWIIYLLFDTEQFTSEKWAPFQYKGIQELLLRGLGNTLKAFAYAAVLSLALGAVLAVGRLSVHRSVRWISTLLVEFFRAMPVLVMIFFIFVALKVQPLPALVAGLTLYNGSVLAEVFRTGIHSVDRGQREAAYALGMRKTQVTTYVLAPQAVRAMLPTIISQLVVALKDTSLGYLITYEEFLHAGKLIASNLDYDLPFIPVVMVISPIYIGLCMLLSWFATWVAKRERRNVKTKAVEIAPAEPGTLLP, encoded by the coding sequence ATGACCCATTCCGCGCCCTCGGCCACCGCGCTCTACGACATCCCGGGACCGCTGACACGCAAACGGCACCGTGTGTACGGCATCGTGTCCACGGTCCTGATCCTCGCGCTGCTCGGCTGGATCATCTATCTGCTCTTCGACACCGAGCAGTTCACCAGCGAGAAGTGGGCGCCCTTCCAGTACAAGGGCATCCAGGAACTCCTGCTGCGCGGACTCGGCAACACCCTCAAGGCGTTCGCGTACGCCGCGGTGCTCTCGCTCGCGCTCGGCGCCGTCCTCGCGGTCGGGCGGCTCTCCGTCCACCGGTCGGTCCGCTGGATCTCGACCCTGCTCGTCGAGTTCTTCCGGGCGATGCCCGTCCTGGTGATGATCTTCTTCATCTTCGTGGCACTCAAGGTGCAGCCGCTGCCCGCCCTGGTGGCGGGGCTGACCCTCTACAACGGTTCCGTGCTCGCCGAGGTGTTCCGTACCGGAATCCACTCGGTGGACCGCGGCCAGCGGGAAGCCGCGTACGCGCTCGGAATGCGCAAGACACAGGTCACGACCTATGTGCTGGCGCCGCAGGCGGTGCGGGCCATGCTGCCCACCATCATCAGCCAGTTGGTGGTGGCACTGAAGGACACCTCGCTCGGATACCTGATCACCTACGAGGAGTTCCTCCACGCGGGGAAGCTGATCGCGTCGAACCTCGACTACGATCTCCCTTTCATCCCTGTGGTGATGGTGATCTCGCCCATTTACATCGGGCTCTGCATGCTGCTCTCATGGTTCGCCACGTGGGTGGCCAAGCGGGAGCGGCGCAACGTCAAGACCAAGGCCGTCGAGATCGCTCCCGCGGAACCGGGAACGCTGCTGCCCTGA
- a CDS encoding GntR family transcriptional regulator → MELSPDDPRPVYLQVAAALRDGIGSGKYRPGSRLPSGRKLAKEFDIALMTAQSALRVLREEGAVISHQGRGVFVRDPSMSPASAKEANPVSLSLSQELEAIRGELRRVNDRLARLEAQADGSGEVSR, encoded by the coding sequence ATGGAGCTGAGCCCTGACGACCCTCGCCCGGTGTACCTGCAAGTCGCCGCGGCACTGCGCGACGGCATCGGCAGTGGGAAATACCGGCCAGGAAGCCGGCTGCCTTCGGGGAGGAAACTGGCGAAGGAGTTCGACATTGCGCTGATGACCGCGCAAAGCGCGCTCCGGGTACTTCGGGAGGAAGGTGCGGTGATCTCCCACCAGGGTCGCGGTGTCTTCGTCCGGGATCCCTCAATGTCCCCCGCCTCCGCGAAGGAGGCTAACCCCGTATCTCTGTCACTCAGCCAGGAACTGGAGGCCATCCGCGGCGAACTCCGGCGAGTCAACGACCGGCTTGCCCGCCTCGAAGCCCAGGCCGATGGCAGCGGTGAAGTCTCCCGCTGA
- the ggt gene encoding gamma-glutamyltransferase, with protein sequence MRRSVGRNVSFLGVLVVIASVGAAAPAGSATPAGPPAKSPVAVGYGGAVASVDADASAAGIEVLRSGGNAVDAAVATAAALGVTEPYSAGIGGGGYFVYYDAARRTVQTVDGRETAPRSADSSLFLEDGKPIAFSEAMTSGLGVGTPGTPATWDSALDAWGSKSLRQLLKPAQRLARDGFVVDGTFRSQTEGNQARFADFPASAKLFLPDGQLPQTGSVFKNPDLARTYEKLGREGVDALYRGELAEDIVSTVRNPPVDPKATRVVRSGDLTAKDLKRYRTLRQAPTRVGYRGLDVYGMAPSSSGGTSVGEALNILESTDLSKAGPEQYLHRLIESSRIAFADRGRWVGDPAFEDVPVRELLSQRFADARECLIQDDKALTSPLAPGDPRDPAACASSGEAAPTTYEGENTTHLTAADKWGNVVAYTLTIESTGGSGITVPGRGFLLNNELTDFSFAPASPAVHDPNLPGPGKRPRSSISPTIVLKDGEPVLALGSPGGATIITTVLQTLTGHLDRGLPLVEAIAAPRASQRNSPTTEIEPGLWDSPVRAQLESLGHVFKLNPEIGAATGVQRLPDGRWVAAAEKVRRGGGSAMVVHPG encoded by the coding sequence ATGCGTCGTTCCGTCGGGCGGAATGTCTCGTTCTTAGGTGTTCTCGTCGTCATCGCCTCGGTCGGGGCAGCCGCCCCCGCCGGTTCCGCGACACCGGCCGGGCCGCCGGCCAAGTCGCCGGTGGCGGTGGGGTACGGAGGCGCGGTGGCGAGCGTCGACGCGGATGCCTCGGCCGCCGGTATCGAGGTACTCCGCAGCGGGGGCAACGCGGTCGACGCGGCCGTGGCGACCGCGGCGGCGCTCGGGGTCACCGAGCCGTACTCTGCGGGCATCGGCGGTGGTGGTTACTTCGTCTACTACGACGCCGCGCGGCGCACCGTGCAGACCGTCGACGGCCGCGAGACCGCCCCGCGCAGCGCGGACTCCTCGCTCTTCCTGGAGGACGGGAAGCCGATCGCGTTCAGCGAGGCCATGACCAGCGGGCTCGGCGTCGGAACGCCCGGCACCCCGGCCACCTGGGACAGTGCGCTCGACGCGTGGGGGAGCAAGTCCCTGCGCCAGTTGCTGAAACCCGCCCAGCGGCTCGCCCGGGACGGCTTCGTCGTGGACGGCACGTTCCGTTCGCAGACCGAGGGCAACCAGGCCAGGTTCGCGGACTTCCCGGCCTCGGCGAAGCTCTTCCTGCCGGACGGGCAACTCCCCCAGACCGGCTCGGTGTTCAAGAACCCCGATCTCGCGCGCACCTACGAGAAGCTGGGCCGCGAAGGTGTCGACGCCCTGTACCGGGGCGAGCTGGCCGAGGACATCGTGTCGACGGTCCGGAATCCGCCCGTCGATCCGAAGGCGACCCGGGTGGTGCGGTCCGGTGATCTGACGGCCAAGGACCTGAAGCGGTACCGCACGCTGCGCCAGGCCCCGACCAGGGTCGGCTACCGGGGGCTGGACGTGTACGGCATGGCGCCGTCCTCCTCCGGCGGTACGAGCGTCGGCGAGGCGCTCAACATCCTGGAGTCCACGGACCTGTCGAAGGCGGGCCCGGAGCAGTATCTGCACCGCCTGATCGAGTCGAGCCGGATCGCGTTCGCCGACCGCGGACGCTGGGTCGGCGACCCCGCGTTCGAGGACGTACCCGTGCGGGAACTGCTCAGCCAGCGGTTCGCGGACGCCCGGGAGTGCCTGATCCAGGACGACAAGGCGCTGACCAGCCCGCTCGCCCCCGGTGACCCGCGTGACCCGGCCGCCTGCGCGAGCAGCGGCGAGGCCGCCCCGACGACGTACGAGGGGGAGAACACCACGCATCTGACCGCGGCCGACAAGTGGGGCAACGTCGTGGCGTACACCCTGACCATCGAGTCGACCGGCGGCAGCGGCATCACGGTGCCGGGGCGTGGCTTCCTGCTCAACAACGAGCTGACCGACTTCTCCTTCGCGCCCGCGAGTCCGGCGGTCCACGACCCCAATCTGCCGGGTCCGGGCAAGCGGCCCCGGTCGTCGATCTCGCCGACCATCGTGCTGAAGGACGGCGAACCGGTTCTGGCGCTGGGCTCGCCCGGTGGCGCGACCATCATCACGACCGTCCTGCAGACCCTGACCGGGCACCTCGACCGCGGGCTCCCGCTCGTCGAGGCGATCGCGGCGCCGCGCGCCAGCCAGCGCAACTCGCCGACGACGGAGATCGAGCCCGGACTGTGGGACAGCCCGGTCCGCGCCCAGCTCGAATCGCTCGGGCACGTCTTCAAGCTGAACCCGGAGATCGGGGCGGCGACCGGTGTGCAGCGGCTGCCCGACGGGCGCTGGGTCGCGGCGGCGGAAAAGGTGCGCCGGGGCGGGGGCTCGGCCATGGTGGTGCATCCGGGCTGA
- a CDS encoding DNA methyltransferase, whose amino-acid sequence MTIFEPESMFDAVEDGPQRISRSAVPPVSALEAGFPAEMISAAAERESWRKEIHRPATHTHKWWAQRLGSVFRGILAAAVAEGEQDAMDCYSSALRLPGLVVCDPFAGSGTTLAEAAKLGAKVVGRDINPVATLVQRQALAPWDRTLLDAAFKKIESQVRERIDALHRNKDGLPVLYYFWVALASCPQCPADAAPVELFSRYVFAQHAYPKKHPTSRATCPHCHAVVVVNVVEDSKLTCHECGETSGISGPVNRATMTCPSGHASKVLDALGDQPPALRMYAKQVLYPDGTRRYESIDEFDRALYAQAERCLADGRGELVLPAGGLDDGHNTRQAIRWNYRDWAQFFNARQLYSLGLLGAAIRDLDPSPEREALAALFSGVLEFNNLFCSFKGEGTGAVRHMFSNHVLKPERTPLEAHPWGTPSSSGAFSTLYQSRIIRAWDYKQNPHDLIPSQGSAERRFGLSEALKRDLGSAQEFIDGMATAYISHGSSASFDLPDASVDLVITDPPYMDNVHYSELADFFHAWLREIKPFDGYPTASTTTRHAAEVQSANPADFGEAIRAVWKECARLLKPQGLLAFTFHQARITGWAELVKALESAGLVVTAVQPVKAEMSTSTVKSSAADPSNLDSIVVCRLVGHSAPTATTIADVELRAVAGLRECQEAGAKVGFADVESVVRGSVLALHTLPGNSMSMDSLAAAADEAVTRAAAALEVRSNRS is encoded by the coding sequence GTGACGATCTTCGAACCGGAGAGCATGTTCGACGCCGTGGAGGACGGGCCGCAACGCATTAGTCGCAGTGCAGTGCCACCCGTGTCGGCACTGGAGGCTGGATTCCCTGCCGAGATGATCTCCGCAGCTGCTGAGCGAGAGTCGTGGCGCAAGGAAATTCACCGTCCTGCCACGCACACTCACAAGTGGTGGGCGCAGCGTCTCGGATCTGTATTCCGTGGGATCTTGGCAGCTGCTGTTGCTGAAGGTGAGCAGGATGCGATGGACTGCTACAGCAGTGCGCTGCGGCTCCCCGGTCTGGTCGTTTGTGATCCCTTTGCCGGCTCAGGTACGACGCTGGCGGAGGCTGCCAAGCTTGGCGCCAAAGTTGTCGGCAGGGATATCAACCCTGTTGCCACCCTTGTTCAAAGGCAAGCTTTGGCGCCCTGGGACCGAACCCTCTTGGATGCGGCTTTCAAGAAGATCGAGTCGCAGGTCCGAGAGCGGATCGACGCGCTCCATCGGAACAAGGATGGGCTTCCCGTCCTCTACTACTTCTGGGTTGCGTTGGCCTCTTGCCCGCAGTGTCCGGCCGATGCCGCGCCAGTCGAGTTGTTCAGTCGCTATGTCTTCGCCCAGCACGCGTATCCGAAGAAACACCCGACGAGTCGCGCAACCTGCCCGCATTGTCATGCTGTCGTCGTTGTTAACGTCGTCGAGGACAGCAAGCTCACATGTCACGAGTGCGGTGAGACCTCAGGCATCTCGGGGCCTGTGAATCGCGCCACGATGACATGCCCGAGTGGTCACGCGTCGAAGGTGCTCGATGCGCTCGGTGATCAACCGCCCGCGCTGCGCATGTATGCCAAGCAAGTCCTATACCCAGACGGTACGCGGCGATATGAGTCCATCGACGAATTCGACCGTGCTCTGTACGCGCAGGCTGAACGATGCCTTGCTGATGGGAGGGGGGAGCTGGTCTTGCCAGCTGGTGGGCTGGATGACGGCCACAATACCCGGCAGGCCATCAGGTGGAACTATCGAGATTGGGCTCAGTTCTTCAATGCGCGCCAGCTCTACAGCCTGGGCCTGCTCGGAGCTGCGATCCGCGATCTGGACCCGAGCCCAGAACGGGAGGCCCTGGCTGCCCTCTTTTCGGGTGTACTGGAGTTCAATAATCTCTTCTGCTCGTTCAAGGGAGAGGGTACGGGCGCTGTTCGCCATATGTTCTCCAATCATGTACTGAAGCCTGAGCGAACTCCGCTCGAGGCTCACCCTTGGGGAACGCCTTCATCATCGGGAGCCTTCTCTACGCTGTACCAATCGCGGATTATCCGGGCATGGGACTATAAACAGAATCCGCATGACTTGATCCCATCGCAGGGGAGTGCCGAACGGCGATTCGGATTGTCGGAAGCCTTGAAGCGTGATCTCGGTAGTGCGCAGGAGTTCATCGACGGTATGGCGACGGCGTACATCAGCCATGGGTCCTCGGCGTCGTTCGACTTGCCGGATGCCTCGGTGGACCTTGTGATTACTGACCCGCCGTATATGGACAACGTCCACTACAGCGAACTCGCGGACTTCTTCCACGCCTGGTTGCGCGAGATCAAGCCGTTCGACGGCTACCCAACCGCCTCCACTACGACGCGGCATGCTGCAGAGGTACAGTCTGCCAACCCTGCCGACTTCGGTGAGGCAATCCGTGCCGTTTGGAAGGAGTGCGCCCGTCTCCTCAAACCCCAAGGGCTCCTGGCCTTCACCTTCCACCAGGCCCGGATCACCGGCTGGGCGGAACTGGTCAAGGCGCTCGAGTCGGCGGGATTGGTGGTCACCGCGGTCCAGCCAGTCAAAGCCGAGATGAGCACGAGCACGGTCAAGTCCAGTGCTGCGGACCCCTCCAACTTGGATTCGATTGTGGTCTGCCGCCTCGTTGGCCACAGTGCACCAACAGCGACAACGATCGCAGATGTGGAGTTGCGCGCAGTAGCTGGCCTTCGTGAGTGCCAAGAGGCAGGCGCAAAGGTCGGCTTTGCAGATGTGGAGTCGGTGGTGCGGGGCTCGGTGCTGGCCTTGCACACGCTCCCGGGCAACTCAATGTCGATGGACTCCCTGGCAGCGGCTGCCGATGAGGCTGTGACTCGCGCTGCTGCTGCCCTGGAAGTGCGCTCTAACCGATCGTGA
- a CDS encoding MBL fold metallo-hydrolase — MDASPLTLTKKTHSCIRLEREGRAIVIDPGGFSEGDAAIGADAILVTHEHPDHFDEARLRAGLEASPAAEIWTLRSVADQLSAAFPGRVHTVGHGDTFTVAGFDVEVHGELHAVIHPDIPRVTNIGFLIDGSVFHPGDALTVPDRPVDTLMLPVMAPWNKISEVIDYVREVRPRRAIDIHDALLTDLARPIYDNQIGRLGGTDHSRLAPGGAAEL, encoded by the coding sequence ATGGACGCATCGCCTCTCACGCTCACGAAGAAGACCCACTCCTGCATCCGGCTCGAGAGGGAAGGGCGGGCGATCGTCATCGATCCCGGCGGATTCTCCGAGGGCGACGCGGCCATCGGCGCCGACGCGATCCTGGTGACGCACGAGCACCCGGACCACTTCGACGAGGCGCGGCTGCGCGCGGGTCTGGAGGCCAGTCCGGCGGCCGAGATCTGGACCCTGCGCAGCGTGGCCGACCAGCTCTCCGCCGCCTTTCCCGGCCGGGTCCACACCGTGGGCCACGGAGACACGTTCACCGTCGCGGGCTTCGACGTCGAGGTGCACGGCGAGCTGCACGCCGTGATCCACCCGGACATCCCGAGGGTCACCAACATCGGCTTCCTGATCGACGGTTCGGTCTTCCACCCCGGCGACGCGCTGACGGTGCCGGACCGTCCCGTCGACACGCTGATGCTGCCGGTGATGGCCCCGTGGAACAAGATCTCCGAGGTCATCGACTACGTGCGCGAGGTCCGGCCGCGGCGCGCCATCGACATCCACGACGCCCTGCTCACCGACCTCGCGCGGCCGATCTACGACAACCAGATCGGCAGGCTGGGCGGCACCGACCACAGCCGGCTGGCCCCCGGCGGCGCCGCCGAACTCTGA
- a CDS encoding SDR family NAD(P)-dependent oxidoreductase — MITQAYLSELFSLDGRVAVVTGGSSGIGRSIAGALAHAGASVVIVARREAELTVAVDELKADGCRAAWVSADLGTSEGVRAAAEEAAAVFGEPDILVNCAGINLRPPMGELGEDVWDTTMAVNLKAPYLLGERFGPGMAERGFGRIIHITSQQAHRAFVNSGAYGVSKGALESLARSQAEAWSPHGVTCNTLVPGFVMTPLNTRLSSDPEKVAALAARTMVKRNGLAEDFAGAAVFLASGASAYVTGQSLFVDGGFSVH; from the coding sequence ATGATCACCCAGGCGTATCTCTCCGAACTCTTCTCCCTGGACGGCCGCGTCGCCGTCGTGACCGGCGGCAGCTCGGGCATCGGCAGGTCCATCGCCGGTGCCCTCGCCCACGCGGGCGCGAGCGTCGTGATCGTGGCACGCAGGGAGGCCGAACTGACCGTCGCGGTCGACGAACTGAAGGCCGACGGCTGCCGCGCGGCCTGGGTGAGCGCCGACCTGGGCACCTCCGAGGGCGTCCGCGCGGCTGCCGAGGAGGCTGCCGCGGTGTTCGGAGAGCCGGACATCCTCGTCAACTGCGCCGGGATCAACCTGCGACCGCCGATGGGCGAGCTCGGCGAGGACGTCTGGGACACCACGATGGCGGTGAATCTGAAGGCGCCCTATCTGCTCGGTGAGCGCTTCGGCCCCGGCATGGCGGAGCGGGGCTTCGGCCGGATCATCCACATCACCTCGCAGCAGGCGCACCGGGCGTTCGTCAACAGCGGCGCCTACGGGGTCTCCAAGGGCGCCCTGGAGTCGCTGGCCCGCTCGCAGGCGGAAGCATGGTCGCCGCACGGGGTCACCTGCAACACCCTGGTGCCCGGCTTCGTGATGACGCCGCTCAACACACGGCTGTCGTCCGACCCGGAGAAGGTGGCGGCGCTGGCCGCGCGCACGATGGTCAAGCGCAACGGGCTGGCGGAGGACTTCGCGGGCGCGGCCGTGTTCCTGGCGAGCGGCGCCTCCGCCTACGTCACCGGACAGTCACTCTTCGTCGACGGCGGATTCTCGGTCCACTGA
- a CDS encoding glutamate ABC transporter substrate-binding protein: MVRTRRALAALVCLLLAVLAAGCGKEGSPPVKGPKPGALPQYEVDTGFELPESSTWRKAKSRGYLVVGAKEDQPYLGEKDPASGIYSGFDIEIARMMAASLGFEPDTIRFKTIASANRETALQNGQIDYYVGTYTINDMRKKLVGFAGPYYMAGQGLLVRSDEDDINGPQDLAGKTVCSAAGSTPYQRIAEDYPEADLVAYDTYSICVDNLLTFQVDAVTTDDAILLGFAAKAPDEMKVVGKPFSEEPYGIGVPRGDNALRFALDDALEANEKNGNWKKAFEATLGLSGVPAPTPPPIDRYPAN; this comes from the coding sequence ATGGTGCGTACGAGAAGAGCCCTGGCCGCCCTGGTCTGCCTGCTGCTCGCCGTTCTCGCCGCGGGCTGCGGCAAGGAGGGCAGCCCGCCGGTCAAGGGGCCCAAGCCCGGGGCGCTGCCCCAGTACGAGGTCGACACCGGCTTCGAGCTGCCCGAGTCCAGCACGTGGCGCAAGGCCAAGAGCCGGGGATACCTGGTGGTCGGAGCCAAGGAGGACCAGCCGTACCTGGGTGAGAAGGACCCGGCCAGCGGCATCTACTCCGGCTTCGACATCGAGATCGCCCGCATGATGGCGGCCTCCCTCGGCTTCGAGCCGGACACCATCCGCTTCAAGACCATCGCGTCCGCCAACCGCGAGACCGCCCTCCAGAACGGGCAGATCGACTACTACGTCGGCACCTACACCATCAACGACATGCGCAAGAAGCTCGTGGGCTTCGCCGGGCCGTACTACATGGCCGGTCAGGGTCTGCTGGTGCGCAGCGACGAGGACGACATCAACGGGCCTCAGGACCTGGCCGGCAAGACCGTCTGCTCCGCCGCCGGGTCGACGCCGTACCAGCGGATCGCCGAGGACTATCCCGAAGCGGACCTCGTCGCCTACGACACGTACTCGATCTGCGTCGACAACCTGCTGACCTTCCAGGTCGACGCCGTCACGACCGACGACGCCATCCTGCTGGGCTTCGCCGCCAAGGCACCCGACGAGATGAAGGTGGTCGGGAAGCCGTTCTCCGAGGAGCCGTACGGCATCGGCGTCCCGCGCGGCGACAACGCGCTGCGCTTCGCGCTGGACGACGCCCTGGAGGCCAACGAGAAGAACGGCAACTGGAAGAAGGCGTTCGAAGCGACGCTGGGGCTCTCCGGAGTGCCCGCGCCGACGCCGCCGCCCATCGACCGCTACCCGGCGAACTGA